The window CTCTCTTTCATAAGCtcttttctttgaaattttgatataatattaaAGCTCGATTGAAATCTTGATCTGTCAGATTATATGCAATTGTTGGGTAAAATACTCCTATAATTTTCCCTGTACATAGATTCTCTGAGATTGTTCTCAATATTAAATCTTGAAGATTTCATTCGTTTATCTCATCTAGCAATGTCAATAGGTGAATCTATTTCTtctttaaaaatagtttttatcataatttggattgcttCGATATGAATCTAAAATATGATTCGCactacttctatcttgagttttgCAATTTCTCAATTTCTTCATATATATCTCGTCTGAAGGAATATCTTCAAACTTGTATACTTGACctagatcttggtaataaatcACTTgttcaatatccggagttgaTTCAAAGTGTTTTATCCATTTTCtgtcattttctggacagttgatCAAAATATGACCTCTTGTTCTATATGTCCAGCATttacaatctttaaaactttcactagcttgggtttgagctcttctgaaagttttctttgttggTATGCGCCCATGCTTTGAGATGGGTTTGATGCTTGAGACAACATCCTACTTCTTGATTATCCACATCTTTGCCCAAATTTGTaagatttggttttttttttctacttcATACTATttttggtttccaagaactacTTCCACTTCTTCCTTTAATGGAATAAGGACGAGTTCTAAAGTCCTTCATTTcatgcttttgtggtttactttcaatgattgttggaagatcattttctttacaatatAAAGGAATATGTTTATTAATATCatttaatcgtttgtaattattttgtaatattgtcatatgataccattctgtcaatTTTTATTTGACAAAAGAGGCCTTTCATGCCAAAGTACTTTTATTACTGGGGACATATTCCCTAATTAATATTTCTCTATGGGGACTTGACATTTTGGCGAAGAAAAGTTGCGTTGTGATATTTTTTCGACCCCTGAatttcatctatatttagtgaataacataatttaTTCATCTGCCAAACAAATATCacgtaattcaagactatacatagtttgattttatttatttttcttttctgtgttttgactgttaaaatagtctacctccataaattgtgctttaaataagGTAGTCATTCTCCCAACTATCTTACTAAGAGATTCTTCGACTAAGACCAACTCTTTGGTTTCTGCCGAAGTCATCTCCCAAGCGATTTGAACTGATCTCATCATACtcatttctaaaattttaatgaatttttctttattGAGATCAAATGTTCCTGCTGCAATTTTCATAACTGATGTTCAGTcatctatgagttcttctctaTTTTTGAAATCTATTACATCaagttaagcataaccccataaGAAGCATCAGTTCTAAAACAGACTTCTCATAGGGTGTTAGGTGAAAAAGAATGACCTTGTTCCCGCAGGATGTGCATCTCCACCTACTTGGAAATCTATTTGGGGTTCTCTCATATTTGTATTATGAGATCCCATATTTTTCCCTTGGTGGTTCGTGGGAAGATGACCAAGTCAATGAGGAAGGTTCGCCCCATGTTGTATTCATCTTCAGATATCTTGAGATTCGTAAAATATTCTGTGAGGTCTTGAAGATCTTCTAGACTAATTCTTTCTATAGTTGTTATGAGCTTAATTTTTTTCTGAGAcaattttaatttgattgatcattTTCTCTTCGTCAGTTAAAAGTTTTGATATTACCTTGACCTTTTCTCTTTGTTGTAATAAGAGTTCAGTACCAAAAGATGATAGTAACATGCATTATGAGGTCCTTTTACTATAATTTGATTGTTGTTCTAGAGTTTGGATTCTTATTTGAATATCATTTAATGTtccaagaattttttttgtttttcaaggaattcctcaattttatgagatacaTAGTATAGCTGATTGCCATAATTTTGTATCGTCTTTTGGATCTCTAAGATCTCAGAAATCTATTAATATTTCTAGGAAGTTagtattttgaatcataagtttaccttaaGATTCTGACGTGTTTCTCTTTGCCCCTGATGTCTAACATTGGTTAACTCTTGTAAATATTTCAAAGTATTAGAATAAGTCGAGTAAATATTTAATCTCGAACATATGTTCGGAtccataatttttgaaaaaatctcctcttcaaacatttaattatacAGTAATAATGATtttatatgtttgaaataattttactcggctctgataccatttctGTCCAGTATAACAAATAAGGATATTTTTGACATGATTAGGgagtttaaataaaattttacggTATAAAGAGCAAATAACAACTTGTGTTTTAATTTGGAGATTTATCTCCAATTTCTCTTGAAAACATAAATAGTGTAGATCGAAATAATTTTCACACATAGTTtatttcaagtaatatttaatcaaatgtaCCATACGCAATGGAGCATTCAAATGTAATTCATTGTTTTCATATATTGTAATAGCATCCGTCCAATAGCCTGATTATCTTTTGTTTTGTAAAAGTTGAGTTGCAAATCAAAATAAAGTGCATGAGATAGATGAATATTTGTATAGAAATATGTTTTTACTATATAAAAAAGCATAATatcatacaattttttttaagtttgttaCTTCTAATTTTACATTTTGTTGCttcaacataatatttttatgtttccaAGATACAATGTGTATAAAGTATTAATAATTAgagcttttaaaattttgttgacTTTTGATTGGCTCGACCATCTGAGTCATATGTATGCCTCGACTCACCACTAAACGCCTAAGGTAAAGGTAGAGTTGTCGATTGCCATTTCTCAGCAAATCGGTCGTCATCTAGAACACTGATTAAGAGTGATCCGAATAAAATAAAACGTTTGATCGGATGGTATGATCCTCACAATATTGCAGTTTGGTGAGTATGAtttctctttaatttttaaaattataattgtgTAAGTTTACACAATGTACACCAGTACCACTCAAAGCTCCGGACCTGAACTCGTGCTAGGAAACGAGTCAAACCGATTTTAgcatattcttatttttttaggaaaacGCGATTTTAGCATATTCAAGAAAACCGATAAACCTCAGTAATCGTGTTCCTTTCTAGGGTTTCTGCCGCTTGTATTCGGAGAAGGGAAGTGACGCACGATATCATCTGCGGCGGAGCTCACGAGCACCATCAGCCATGGCGAGCACGAAAGTCCAGCGAATTATGACCCAACCCATCAACCTGATCTTCAGGTTTCTTCAGAGCAAAGCTCGCATTCAGATATGGCTTTTCGAGCAGAAGGATCTGAGAATCGAGGGGCGCATTATTGGGTTTGACGAGTACATGCACTTGGTCTTGGATGACGCGGAGGAGGTGAGTGTCAAGAAGAAGACCAGGAAGCAACTTGGGAGGATTTTGTTGAAAGGGGATAATATCACTTTGATGATGAATACAGGGAAGTGAAGCTAGAAAACAGGTAGAGTGTAGTGAAGATTACCTGTATTTTGTTCATCTTTCGTTCTGTTTGAGTTGGGATATTTCTTTACTACCCCATCTGATGGGGGATTGCTTAGTTTTATGGTGGTTTTCCTGAGCTTGCTTATTATGCTCTTGTATTCGACTGAAAGACTTTATAAATGAACCTCTCCCTTTTTCTGTATTATTGATTGCAAATGTTGTGAAAGCGTCAAGATTAAAGTACTGCTTGCTGAATTTTTAACTTGCGTGATATCAGAGTGTGCAAATGATTATGGGGTGCGATGATTTGGTGTATAATTGGGGGAAAAAATCGTGCTTACGTAGGTGCTAGGTCATTCATGAATGGAGTAGATGTTGTTTCAAAAGTGACTTGAGAAGCCATAAGTTAAAGAGACAGTTTTGCTGCATTGTGGTTATTTGCTATATCTCCAGCTTGTGTATTTTTCACTCATTTAGTGGGTTATTGTATCCATCCCAATGCAGAATGTGGCCGTAAATTGTTTTTCTCTTAGGATGCTAACGGGATAGAGTGGTTGTATGTCTCATTGTCTCGAGACTTTCTTGAGATGTTTGTTTACGAGTACCTTCTTGTAGTATAAGGCCTGAAAATATTGGTGTTTTATGCTTATATTATGCAGAGTGCTTGTTTTAAAGTCCATTGGAGAGAGTTTTGATAGGGAATATGCTTTTTGCAATTATTTACCATTTGATAAAGTAACTTAAAGACTGTGATTTTAGTTTTTAGTGTTTGGAATCAGGAATGTGACCCCAAGTCATTAAATCTTTATTGGAGTTTGCTAAAATTTGTATGACTGTCACTATACTGTCTTCAGTTGTTTAATATGTGGTTTGGATGCACAACTGTTCTTTTTTTAAGCCATGCTTTCATTTTTCCTAATTCATTGTTGATGAAAAAATTGTTTTGTAAAATGTTCTCAAGATCGCTTTCATCCATAGTATACTTTATCTTTGTTACtgtaatttttgtggataaATATTGTGAAGTGTAAATCTCTTAGTTGACTGCTTGTGGGTCGGGCAGACTCCTGCATTTTTGGTTGATCTATACCAGAATATACTTATTCTCGTCTATAGTTTATGATCTCATAATATTGTGTTTCACATACATCTTCGTCTATAGTTTATGATCTCATAATGTTGTGTTTCACCTGCATCTACTTGTGAGTTGTCTGTTATCATCATTCCACATAACCAGAATGATAGAACTAAAAAATTTGGTTGTCAGTTAATGGAAACCTATGTTCCTGGTGAAATTGTTAAGATTGTATGAAAAATGATTGCTAGCTTTAATTATAAGAAAGGAGATCAATCTTGACATTAATCCACAAATCAGACTATCAGCCTTGATCATGAAGGTGAGATTTTTCTTTAACTCAAACTGGTTTCCTTTGAATTCTTGCTTAAATATTTACGCTGTAAGTTGTTTCATATTTTATTCCTCGTGGTATGAATCATATAGTACAAATGAGTAAATTCGATTACATGCGGAATGGTTTTAGATAGTCTTTCTGCACTGAAATAGAAGGATTGTAACGTCGGAAGACCACTACTACTTAACTTTTTCGATGATACAATGATTAAACTCTGCATCTGGACTATCTCCTCTGGCCTAACTGCAGAATTAGTTTTTCCTTTGATCATGGGATATTCAACATCAATTTTTAGGTAGTAGAGTGTGCCTTTATGATTAACAAACATCAACGCACAATAATTGCAGATAAAGAATAATAGTCCATATCTGCATGTTCCCTTCTTCTTGTGGCAAATATTGAAAATGAACGCAGTTGATCGAAACCTGGGATGTTCGTCTTTTTTCTGCCTTAGTACATTATATGATGTTAAAGGTCTCCAAAATGTTCAAAAAACGTCACACTGCGGAAACACATTAAATTATAACATCTTCGTACACTCTAGCACCACATGTCATGTTTCGTTCATACGTTGGATATCCGTCGACAGTGTTCTCAAGTTCTTGTTATGAcgttgaaatatattttttatgttttcctTGATTTTGGAGTCGAATAGCTGTTTAAGAAGATGCATGATTTCGTACCTCCAATCGTTTGCTTTCTCATGTATGTGAGACTGGCTGTGTTTGATGCAATGCTCATTGCTccatttgaattatattttgcTGTCTGtttattttctcattttcatcTCCCCCTCAAGATCTGGAGATTGAACCAGGTTCTTTACCCTTAGTGAAAATTATTTACTTCAAATGGATCCTCAATTCACTTTTGAGACTTGGGCTGTCGATAATTTGGGCAAATAAATGTTCTCGATTTCCATAAAAGaaacaattagaaaaaaattatatgtgatTGGATTCAAAACTTttcattattaaattttgactaCCACATTAATTAAAATCGTTTGTTAATTAGTGCAAAAAAATTTGTGGCTGAGAAAGTTATAGTTAAGGATATTGtctaaaaaaagagagaaaaaaatgaaaggaacattgtaaatcaaatttaattacGAAGTCCCATGTATAAGGATCAAGGATGTTTTATTCTAAGCTTGACTGTAATGAGTTAAAGAAAAAACAGATGgcctctttttattttaaaaaccttttacttttttttaataataaaattttaaaacaaaaaaaaaatgagtgaGAAAGAAGAAATAATGGAAACATTTAGCGACTCTTCGCACATGTTGCATGGATGTATGCGATATTtttgtgttaattttttttaatttaatgttttcttataataatttttatattaagaatgataaaatcatttaaaaattcaaaagtttggataaagatcaaataaaatatttaatagattaaaaaaaaattataaagtgGATATAATAGTGACAAGAGAATacacaaatttaattaaacagatttttataatatttttttattaaattgaaataaggtaattttataatttaagacGGTATAAATATTATAGATACTTACTCCCAACAGTATCTCCCATTGATCGTCAATGtggtaaaattaaataataattgatttaaacTATTTggtacataaaatataaaataaaatattataaaacaaatcagttcatattaaaataatattagattTTCGAAATTGTCCCGTTACATTATCTTATTAAGAtcgaaaattaattttgaaatatttccaTCTATATAGCTAAACTTGCACTTAATATTAATATCTATTATAGCAAATTACATGAATCAAGATTCATATCTGCGACAAGAGACATATCGAATTACAGTCGACAGTCCTGCTTTTTAAAAGAAGAATACCACAGATATCGGATATAAAGTAAGAAAGACAAAAGGCATCGATCcacgtgtgtgtatatatatatatatatatatatatatatatgtgtgtgtgtgtgtgtgtgtgtgtgtgtgtgtgtgtgtgtgtgtgaaaactGTTTTTTACAaccatattaaatatttaagcaagaaaatattttttttttgaaagatatgaaaaactaattttgattttaaaattaagattaAAATCCCTATATGTTTTGTTAATGCAATTTACTGaacaattttttgtttatgATCTTTTGATTGTTCTATTTATCTTAATGGCTCGAAAAAAGTGCATCATCGACGATAAAATAAAATGGACATATGGATTTGCTATGAAATGTATACATATTATAAGTTATCtgacaattttttaaatttatttgatattgtGTAATGTCCACAAAATAATCTCATGTAAGAAATACGCAGGACCTGGTGCTGTATTTTTAATACATGAGAGGATCCAAATCCAATATGACTTTATGTATATTTTCAAATTAGTGTTACAATTTCCgttgcataatttttttttatttccatttAATCATTATTATTCGAAATACACGTCGAGAAATGCAATGATACCTTTGGGACACTATTCTAATAATACATTTAAAGATAAACATTTATCGATACATGTgatatctatttatttttccgTTGActctatatttattattaaaatatccaCATTCAGATATATGATTAATATGAATGACAATGAGCCAATTCAAAACCAGGCCTCGTAATAAACTCGACCCGATGGGACGAGTTTAGATCCGCTTAATTGGGTCCCGAGTAAGTCTCGAGTTTAACCGGATCTGCTCTGGACCAACCATACATACATNTTAATCCTCCAGATTGATTTCTTCAAATCGATTGGTAAGTTCAGCTGATCAATTGACTGGTCAGTTGACAttgtttcatcaaaaacaatgtacacagattcttcaacatttaaagttCTTTGTTACATACTTGATAAGCTTTGTTAACTGaaaaatatccaagaaatatacCCTTACTTGATTTCGTCAAATGTAGTCAGATGATTTTTATCATTGTTGTggataaaatatttgcaacgAAAATTTTTGAAGTAGGATACCACAGGTTGCTTGCCATGCCACATCTCATGTAGTCTCTTTCTATGTTTCttattaataattgattttgttCCGAGAATAACATACATTGTTCACTGCTCCAGCCCAAAATCTCTGAGAAATTCCAGAATCGACTAACATTGTTCTAGTAGCCTCTTTAAGGGTCATTGTCTTTCTATCAGCTACTTTTTTTTGCTGAGGTATTCTAGCGGTTGAGAACTATTGCTTGATTCCATGATTTTCTAAAAAGATAGACAAAGTTTGATTGACAAATTTAGTTCCTCTATCAGATCTGATTTTGTCAAtcccttttgatttttttatttaaaagtcttttgaaaattttgatcagttaagcaacagtttgatcttttgattttaagaaaattacccaagtaaatcttgagtAATCATCAACAATAACTAGAGTGTATTTCATTtatcctaagctcatgactggatAGGACCAAACAAGTTCATTTGCAACAGTTCTAAACTATAGGTTGATGAGTTAtcctttttgtttttaaaagatgaCCTAATTTGCTTCTCAAACTAACAAGCTAAACAGACTTTGTCTTCGGAAAATTCAATTTTGGGCAGACTAGTGACCAAATCATTCTTGCTCAGATTTACAATGGTtctgaaatttaaatgatttaacctTTTGTGCTACTACCAGTTCTTTGATAAGTTAGAAGTAATGAAGTACACGAGTTCACTAGATTGAGTAGTCCAATTGATTTTGTGTTTATTACCACATTTGTCACCTTTCATTATAATGCATCTAGAAGTATCTTTGACATTATAGTCAACTAAATAGCCACGATCACATAACTGACTTTtcctaatcaaattatatttaagattttcaaCAAGTAATATGTCTTCAATAATAATGTTACCATGGGTAAGTTTAGCTTAcctacccacagttctaccttgaGAAGCATCTTCAAATGTGATCTAATGTCTAGTAAACTGAGTCAGTTTAGATAGTAGTTTAGCTTCACCAGTCATGTGCTTTGAACATCCACTGTTCAAGTACCAAACTAACTTCTTGATTAGTTCAGTTCATATGCCCTGCAATCACTAATGAAGAATAACAAGGTATCCATACCTACTTGGTTCCAGATGTGATTAGTCTTTTTGGAACCCAGACTTGTATCAGTTTAACTAACCGACCACTTGCTCTATTCCAAATAGGTTGTGCTTATGCATGTGCGTGGTGTGTTCTGTTTGCGGTAGAAACCATATGTTGTTTACCCTTTTCAACTTCATTGGTCAGCCTATATCTTTTCTGAACAGGCTTGCTGTTAAAGTATTGATTACTTCGAGTTATGCCTAGCTAAACTGGTTTGGTTAGGATTCCGGTTTGGCTTAGTATTGGAACTCTCAGACCAAGGTTGTAAATGGCGGAAGGCGGTGGCGGGGCGGTCGGTGACCGCCTACCGCCTCGGCCGCCTAGGCGGttgaattttttaagtaatttttttttatagataatcacgcaatataatcatttttatataaaatgtgcaattaaataatgtttaagcacaaatataatatcatctagataatgtgcaattaataaaaattcatcatcatattaatgctattatgctaacaaagtaatataattatttttacaaaaaaactaagtttaaatttcaaagtttcaatcaATTATTCATCATTAGAACAAGTAGTAGACTAAACATAACTaatcttccaaatcatctatATATGCACCATCTACTACATCCATGATCATCTCATCatcggcggcggcggcgggtGGCGGCGGGCGGATTGTGTGTGGTGGTTGAGAGTTGAGAGTTGAGAGTTGAGAgtgaaaaccaaaaataaaataaagaaagtgaGGTGTGCTAgggttttaatatttaaaattagttgactttgattaggtttttaaaattgttgactacAACTTAAAAACCTTGACTGCCTGCCTCGCCCGCCTGCTCGCCGCCTCGACCCACCTGCTCGCCGCCTTGACCCGCCTCCCCGAAGCCGTATAGCTTGGGCCGCCTAAAACACCCGCCTTATGCGTAGGCGGTACGGTCAAGGGCCGCCTACCGCCTAGGCGTTGCCTAGGCGGCCGCCTCGACCACCATTTAGAACACTATCTCAGACACATAACCAACACGTAACTTTCTGTCTTTACTCATATTTTCAACAGGCTTTCCACTGGTGGATTCTAGCTAAGCATCAATGGTCATCAAGCAATtcacttcctcatcatcactggaACTGATTGGATCTTCTGATTCAGGTTACTCAGATTCTGATTCAGCCTACTTTGACTTGTTTTCCTCGGCCACCAGCACCTTCTGGTCAtgctttttcttaaaaaatttcttctcaTCCTTGGATCTCCTTATGTCAAAGTATCTCTTGCTCATCTCATATTACCTCCTATCATCCTTCCTAGGTTTAAAACAGTCTGCTATGAAGTTTCCAGTGCCACAGTTGAAACAGGGATTGGAGTCATTAGTTGAATCTCAATTTTGATAAGATATTTTGTCGGAGCTTTGAAAATTACCTTGATTCTTCTGTAGAAACTTTCCAAATTTCTTCACTAACAGTGACACGACATCACTGCTCAATTGTTAAGatgattttcatttaaaattaatggtTTTAGTTTCACATGAATTAGAGCCTTAGTCAACTGAGAGGTAGACTTATCATCCTTTTTGGTTTGCAATTCaaatttataagatttttaGTCCGCAAACAAGTAATAGAATTCCATCTTGCTCAAATTTTTGGATTCATGCATTGCTATAGTCTTGATATCTCATTCTTTTGGAAGTCCTCTGATTACCTTTAATATCACTTCACGGTTGTTGTATACTCTTCCGAGTGCACCGAGTTCAATCACAAATCCACATACTCTTTCATCAAATTCACACATTTGATTCTCTAGGTTTCATCTTAATATTGTCAAACTTTTGTATGTCAACAGAGAGTTTTTTTCTTTGGTCAATTCATTACATTCGCACAACtgaatcaatttttttcaaatttctttggcaATCTTAtacattttgattttattaaatgtgTTATTATCAAGAGTTTTGTACATAATGTCCTTAgtcacattatcaagattgctTTTTTTTTGGTCATCATTCATCCATTCACCCCTTGTTTTTCCTAACATTTGAAGAGCACATTCGGTGATGACTATTGTTGTATTGGCTTTCGATATCTTCATTGATCCATACATGATAACGGACCACATATCATCATCCTGACCAGCTAAATGAGCATGCGTTCTTATCTTTcagtcatcaaaatcttctttgGAGAAAATCGGGATTTTGCTGAATGAAgccattttgaaaaaaaaatgttcagaGTCAAGAATAAGTCTCAccttgataccacttgataggatcaattgaagtgtttagaagggaattgaataaatatttgacaCAAATTGCCTTTTTAATGTTAATTTAGGCGAGTTGGCAACAAAATTGTGTTTTCTCGATTATCAATGTCAGTTGACTAACAAATATGTGTGGAATGAAGCGAATTGACAGACTAGAACAAATCAAATAATGGATTGGCTGCCTATGTAATCTGAATCGTAAACTGAAAGTGAGAAGTACTCAAGTTTGTTCTTGATGTTAGGAGAACTCGAGTACAAACTCTTAGTATACCTTAACTGAATGAATAACAGTATACAAACTGTTATCAAATACAAAGAGTTATAGTATCGCAATATCCTAGCactttatgatttttaatgaccAGGTATAATTCTTTGTAATGTGTGCTCAACTGAATGGTTTTAGTTCAAGTACTTGAAAACTTGAATACTTAAATCTTTTTAAGAGTAGTAGAACTTTACTAAACTGAACTCTTTCTCTATTTATAGACTATGAATCCAACGATCTCGAGTTCCAAAGAAAATATATGTActatatcttttaaaataaaaatataaattttaatataattaattaaaaaaaataatattgatttctttcaaaacaaagaGAATATAAAGAGATCAGATGAGAGTCATAAATAAAACGGCTCAGATAAAATAGaagtttaatttcattttttttcaatttatttgtaaattttattccaaaaaacAGAGGttgtatttcatttttcttcaatttattttttaattaattaatatatagaaaatacaaacaaagagacatgtatttattattattacttaatGAAGATAAagatatatatgaaaattcaaaatcatatatttatactggtatattatatatatatatatattattattattattattattattattatactttTATAATCATTTCTatgacaaaattttataataatttttaaattttagataatatatttgaaatgatCCAATTTGTATAT of the Primulina huaijiensis isolate GDHJ02 chromosome 1, ASM1229523v2, whole genome shotgun sequence genome contains:
- the LOC140959187 gene encoding uncharacterized protein; translation: MASTKVQRIMTQPINLIFRFLQSKARIQIWLFEQKDLRIEGRIIGFDEYMHLVLDDAEEVSVKKKTRKQLGRILLKGDNITLMMNTGK